The following coding sequences lie in one Rutidosis leptorrhynchoides isolate AG116_Rl617_1_P2 chromosome 4, CSIRO_AGI_Rlap_v1, whole genome shotgun sequence genomic window:
- the LOC139840481 gene encoding TGACG-sequence-specific DNA-binding protein TGA-2.1-like, with the protein MTPAELCLMWLGGFRPSDIVNLLIVQLELTPEQRSDESYYKNYESDAFLNRKVTSNGRNNATGTNHDLYASDRLRSDTLDKIYGRLITKQFAMALLALNDYLNRITALSVLWISRPK; encoded by the exons ATGACACCTGCAGAGCTGTGCTTGATGTGGTTAGGTGGTTTTCGTCCATCTGACATTGTTAAT CTACTTATTGTTCAACTTGAATTAACACCTGAACAAAGAA GTGATGAGTCGTACTACAAGAATTACGAGTCAGATGCATTTCTCAATAGGAAAGTTACATCTAATGGAAGAAATAATGCAACAGGTACCAATCATGATCTTTATGct TCTGATCGTTTACGCTCGGATACTCTTGACAAGATATACGGCCGCCTAATAACCAAACAATTTGCAATGGCATTGCTAGCACTCAACGACTACCTTAACCGGATTACTGCTTTAAGTGTTTTGTGGATTTCTCGTCCAAAGTAG